The Chryseobacterium shigense genome segment CCGTAACCATCTGAACGAGTTCTTCTTTGAAAAGATTGGCTTCATACTCACCTTTTTCAATTTTACGAAGCTTTGATTCCCATTCTCCTGTCAGCTCCGGGCTTTTTAACAGCTCATCTTCAATGGTATCAATCAGCTGGATTCCGGTTTGGGTAGCGATCAGGTTTTTCCTTTTCTTCTCAATATATTTTCTTTTGAAAAGGGTTTCTATGATGTTCGCACGGGTGGATGGCCTTCCGATACCGTTGTTCTTCAGCATTTCACGAAGCTCTTCATCTTCTACCTGCTTTCCGGCAGTTTCCATGGCTCTCAGCAATGTTGCTTCGGTATACGGTTTTGGTGGTGTCGTTTTGCCTTGGTGAATCATCGGATCATGTGGTCCGGTTTCCCCTGCAGTAAATTCAGGGATCGTTTGTTCCTCCTCTTTTTCTTTTTCCTTATCGGTAGATTCTTCTTTGGGTTCTTTGGCGTAAACGGCTCTCCATCCCGGCTCAAGGATCTGCCTTCCGCTGGTTTTGAAAGGAATGGTTCCTACTTTTCCTTCCACCAGAGTATTGGAAATTTTACATTCCGGGTAGAATACGGCAATGAAGCGTTTTGCAATCAGATCATAAATCAGCTTTTCTTCCCTGCTCAGGTTTTGTGAAGGGGGAATTTCCGTAGGAATGATCGCATGGTGATCGGTTACTTTTGTATCATCGAAAACTGCTTTTGATTTTGGAATCGGAGCTTCCAGTAATGGGGCAATCAGGTCCTGATAAGGATACATCTTTTGAAGAATTCCTGCTATTTTCGGGTATAAACTATCTGATAGATATGTTGTATCAACACGCGGATAGGTTACATGCTTCTTTTCATAAAGACTTTGGATATAATTCAGTGTATTTTCTGCTGAATATCCATATTTTTTATTGGCTTCCACCTGAAGTCCGGTAAGATCGAAAAGTCGTGGATTCTTTTCTTTTCCTTCTTTAATTTCGAAAGAAACAATTTCAAATGGATTTACCTTAAGGTATTCCAGTCCTTTTTCTGCGCGTTCCAATGTTTTTAAACGGTCAATCGCTGCATTGAAAATAACGTCACGGTATTTGGTTTTCAGTTCCCAATATTCTTCCGTGGTAAAGGCATCAATTTCTTTCTGGCGCTGAACCAGCATTGCCAATGTAGGAGTCTGCACCCTTCCAATGGAAAGAACGGCTTTATTACCCCCAAATTTCTTGGTAAACAGCCTTGTTGCGTTGATTCCCAACAACCAATCCCCTATGGCCCTGGCATTTCCGGCTAAATACAGATTTTTATAATCTTCTGCCGGTTTCAAACTTGCAAAACCTTCTTTAATAGCATCTTCTGTCAATGAAGAAATCCATAAACGCTGAACGGGCTTATTACATTTTGCTTTCTGTAAAACCCATCGCTGGATCAGTTCTCCTTCCTGCCCGGCATCACCGCAGTTGATGACCTCATCACATTCCTCCACTAATTTTTCTATCACCTTAAATTGGTTTTCAACCCCTTTATTGGGGATTAATTTGATCCCAAAACTGTTGGGAATGATTGGCAGTAAAAACAGGTTCCAGGATTTGTACTGGGGACCGTAATCGTGGGGTTCTTTTAAGGTACAAAGATGCCCGAACGTCCATGTCACACAGTATCCGTTGCCCTCCATATAGCCCTGTTTAGGCATTGTAGCACCTAATACTTTGGCGATATCTCTGGCAACACTGGGCTTTTCTGCAATACAAAGTTTCATGAATTTCCGGAATTATTGAAGGGGGGACAAAAGTCGGGATTTTTTTTGACTTTACCCAATTTTGTTGGAAGTTGAAAATTTCCAACCGGGATAAAAAGATCCTGTTTAAAGATGCTTTTAACAATACTTTTTAAATGGAAAATTCAGAATTTTCATTAAATGAATAAAATATTGATAAAATTCAAACAAAAATAAAACACTGATAAACAAATACTTAAATATAAAACAAAATAGAAAATAATAAAAAGTCTATTGTTTTAGTGGACTAATAAAAATATATGTCCTATATTTGCAACCGTATTCATGAAATGAAAATAAAATGAAACAAGGATTCAAACATCAGTCAATGAAGAAACAGACCATCAAAACTATAATGATGTGCAACTGTATGCCTATGCATCAGGAATCCCGTGGCTGACCTTACTTTTATATCACATATTTCTAAAGGCCTTACCACGTTGTAGGGCCTTTTTATTTTTAATACTTCATACAAAACATACAATGAGCACTTCTAAAAACAGCTGGCTGGTACCAGTGGCATTTATCAATATTTACGTGATTTGGGGAATTACATTTCTCGCTATTTCATTTGGGCTGAAAGGATTTCCTCCTTTTATTCTTTCCGGATTCCGTTTTTTGGCAGCCGGGCTTCTGATGATAGGATGGCTGCTGGCTAAAGGTGAAAAGGCAAATTCTTTAATTAACTGGAAAAAAAATGCCATTACAGGGATACTTATTCTGACCGGAGGAACGGGTCTTGTAGCCTGGGGTGAACAGTATGTATCTGCTTCCGAGGCTGCAATTGCCATTGCAACGGGACCGTTCTGGTTCATTGCTATTGATAAGAAAAACTGGAAGTATTATTTTTCGGATAAATTTATCCCTATCGGATTGATCATCGGGTTTATAGGTTTGATATTATTTCTGAATGGAAGCGTTTCCGGTCCGGCTCATGCAACAGCAGACGGAACCCTTCGCATAACGGCATTTATGGTACTGGCATTAAGCTCAGTGGCCTGGGTTCTCGGGTCTTTATATTCAAAGAAAAATCCGGCTTCACAATCCACATTCATGAATATTTCTCAACAACTTATCACAGCGGGTATTGCTTCGTTTATTATTGCGGTGTTCAGAAAAGAGTGGCATGGTTTCTCATTTTCCAATGTTCCGGCTTCAGCTTGGGCTGGTGTATTGTTTCTGGTATTCTTCGGATCGATCGTCGCTTATTTGTCTTATATATGGCTGCTTTCTGTAAAACCTGCTGCTTTGGTAAGTACACATACTTATATCAATCCTATTGTTACAGTATTTGCAGGCTGGATCGTAGCCGGGCAAACCATCAACGGAAACCAGCTGTACGGACTGTCCATCATATTATTGGGAGTACTTCTAACCAATGTAACCAAATATTTCAGGCTTTCGAAACGGTCGAAAGTTAAGATAAGAAGGCTTAAACGGTTTTTCAATAAAACGGTAAGGCCGTATCAGCCCATTTAAAATTAAAACTATACTTTAAAAATGATAGAAATCAAGAACATTTCAAAAACATTTCATCAGAAAAAGCAGTCTTTCAAAGCACTGGATCAGGTAAGCCTGAGCATAGAAAAAGGAGATATTGTCGGAATCATAGGATTTTCCGGAGCCGGAAAAAGTACACTGATCCGTACCGTAAATCTTCTGGAAAGACCTGACGAGGGCCAGATCATCATCAACGGAAAGGATTTTACTCAATTAAGCTCAAAACAGCTTGCGGGCGAGCGTAAGAAAATCGGGATGATCTTCCAGCATTTTAACCTGCTTTCATCGAGAACTGTTTTTGAGAATGTAGCGCTTTCATTAGAACTGGATCACGTCAGTAAAGATGAGATCAGCAGAAAAGTAAATGAACTGCTGAAGATTGTAGGACTGGAAGATAAAGCCACAGATTATCCCAGAAGCCTTTCGGGCGGACAAAAACAGAGAGTAGCCATTGCAAGGGCTCTGGCCAATGATCCGTACCTCCTTCTCTGTGATGAAGCTACAAGCGCACTGGATCCGGCAACCACACAATCGATCCTGCAGCTTTTACGGGATATTAACCAGAGACTGGGTATTACCATTCTTCTGATTACCCACGAAATGGAAGTTATCAAAGCTGTCTGCAATCATGTGGCTGTCATAGACAAAGGAAAATTATTAGCAAAAGGAACATTAAGCGAGATCATTTCGGATAAAGAAAACCCGGTGATCCGTCAATTTATAAATTCAGATATCATGACTATACCTCAGGAACTTAATAAAAAACTACAGAAAGAACCGCAGGACGGCTTATTTCCGCTGGTTGAAATAGAGCTCAATGAAAACATCAGTGTTGAAGAACTTTTATCAACACTTTATGACCAATATAAAATACCTTACAGACTTCTGAAAGCTGATGTGGAATATCTTGGTAATTCCAATTTCGGGAAACTTCTGCTTCAGCTTCAGGGAGAAACTGAGGAAAACCAGAAAGCTATCTATTATTTCAACCAGAATAAAATTCAAAATAC includes the following:
- a CDS encoding methionine ABC transporter ATP-binding protein, with product MIEIKNISKTFHQKKQSFKALDQVSLSIEKGDIVGIIGFSGAGKSTLIRTVNLLERPDEGQIIINGKDFTQLSSKQLAGERKKIGMIFQHFNLLSSRTVFENVALSLELDHVSKDEISRKVNELLKIVGLEDKATDYPRSLSGGQKQRVAIARALANDPYLLLCDEATSALDPATTQSILQLLRDINQRLGITILLITHEMEVIKAVCNHVAVIDKGKLLAKGTLSEIISDKENPVIRQFINSDIMTIPQELNKKLQKEPQDGLFPLVEIELNENISVEELLSTLYDQYKIPYRLLKADVEYLGNSNFGKLLLQLQGETEENQKAIYYFNQNKIQNTVKGYA
- a CDS encoding type IA DNA topoisomerase, with the protein product MKLCIAEKPSVARDIAKVLGATMPKQGYMEGNGYCVTWTFGHLCTLKEPHDYGPQYKSWNLFLLPIIPNSFGIKLIPNKGVENQFKVIEKLVEECDEVINCGDAGQEGELIQRWVLQKAKCNKPVQRLWISSLTEDAIKEGFASLKPAEDYKNLYLAGNARAIGDWLLGINATRLFTKKFGGNKAVLSIGRVQTPTLAMLVQRQKEIDAFTTEEYWELKTKYRDVIFNAAIDRLKTLERAEKGLEYLKVNPFEIVSFEIKEGKEKNPRLFDLTGLQVEANKKYGYSAENTLNYIQSLYEKKHVTYPRVDTTYLSDSLYPKIAGILQKMYPYQDLIAPLLEAPIPKSKAVFDDTKVTDHHAIIPTEIPPSQNLSREEKLIYDLIAKRFIAVFYPECKISNTLVEGKVGTIPFKTSGRQILEPGWRAVYAKEPKEESTDKEKEKEEEQTIPEFTAGETGPHDPMIHQGKTTPPKPYTEATLLRAMETAGKQVEDEELREMLKNNGIGRPSTRANIIETLFKRKYIEKKRKNLIATQTGIQLIDTIEDELLKSPELTGEWESKLRKIEKGEYEANLFKEELVQMVTELTEKVVYGKGKVITLHEEEKEEIKEKKKREPAQKKDLQSWEETKCPKCKEHNLIKGKTAVGCSDFKNCGFKITFDIFGKKLSDKQLLDIILKGKTSKLKGFTSHTEGVTEGVLALGEDFQILLN